The nucleotide window TCAGTTTCTGCAAAAGTTTGACTTTGAAATGAATGTTACAGAACCTGTGCTTCCTTTATCAATGGCTACACTTAAGCCTAACCAGCCTCTGCTTATTAATGTAACAGAGCGAAGGCCGGATTCAAAAACTAAAACCCAAATGACATGAAAATTTTACTGGTAAGGCCACCTGTCCCTCAACATACCATCGGACTAAAGCACATTATGATATGTGAGCCCTTGGAACTGGAATATATCGGAGCAAACCTAAAGGGGCATGAAGTCATGATTTTTGACAACTTGGTTGAAAAAGGCTTTAAAAAGAGACTTGAAAAGTTTTCGCCTGATGTGGTAGTGAGTAGCTGCTATAAAACAGGCACCAATGAAGTCATAAAGTTATTCAGGGAAGTGAAGCGGTTTAATCCTAATATTATAACCATTGTTGGCGGAATCCATGCCACATTAATTCCTGAAGATTTTGCCGATGTTGCTGTGGATGTAATTGGGATTGGCGATGGCACCTTTCTTTTGCCCGAAATTATTCAAAAAATCCAAAACAATGAGCCTATTATCGGGCTCCCGGGTGTGGCCATACCTATTGCTGAAAACCAATTGGAATTTTCACCTCAACGGGCTTACATGCCAAAAGCAGATACCCTGCCGCTACCCGACCGTTCCCTGGTAAAACACCTGAAACACAAGTACTATTATTTGATGCATTCCCCTGTGGCAACCATGAAAACCACATGGGGCTGCTGGTATAGATGCAATTTTTGCTTTACCTGGAAAATAACTGGCGGAACACCTTACAGCCGGTCTCCCGAATCCATCGTTGAAGAATTAAAAACAATTGAAGCAAAGGAGGTATACATTGTGGATGATATTTTCTTAATCAACATAAGCCGCTTGCGGAAACTGGCCGATTTATTAAAAGCCGAAGGTATCCACAAAAACTATCTCTGCTATGCAAGGGCCGATTTTATTGCAGAAAACGAGGAGATTATTAAGGAATGGGCAGAGCTTGGGCTGAAAGCCGTTTTCATAGGGCTGGAAGCCGCTACAGACGAAGAATTAAACAGCATGAACAAGCAATGTCCGGTGGATTACAATAAAAAGGCTATCGAAGTGCTTCGCAGGCACAAAATTGATACCTACGGTTCTCTTATACCCGCTGCACATTATGAAAAAGCGGACTGGGCACGCCTTTGGGATTTTATCGAAGAAACAAAACTTTACTATGTGAATATTTCACCAGCTACACCTTTGCCCGGCGCTGAAGATTATGCCAGCCTGAAAGAAAACCTCACGGTCCCCGAAGATGCACATGGCCTGTTTGACCTTTCACACCAACTCTGCCCAACAAAAATGCCTTTAAAAGATTATTACCGTGAGCTACTTAAACTTTATGCAAAAACAATTCTTAATCTTAGGAGAGCTAACCACAATACTTTCCGCACTCTTCCATCCATTTGGAGCATACAATATTGGAGGATCATTGCAGGAGCACTTAAAATAGGCAGACAATTTGCAACAGCTCACCTGGATCATACGCCTAAAGAAATTGCCATTGCTCAGTATAAAGGAGAACCTGTAATAGGGCTAAGCTATGGCTCAAAATTCCGCCATCCATCCTTCAGCCAGGTTAAAGAAACGCAAGCTGTCTAAATATGCATTTAAAAGTCTTCCGCCATATCAGCGAAATACCTGAAAACACATGGAACAGCATCCTATGCGAGGATGATATTTTTCACCATTACAGGTTTCTCAAGGCTATCCAGGAAGCAGCTGTTGAAAATGCGGATATGCGTTTCCTGACTTTTTATAAAAACGAACAACTCCTAGGATCTGCGGTATGCAGTGCATTTACTATAGATTTAAGTCTTTTTGCGGGAGATAATGTTTTTGTAAAAATCTTAAAAAAATCCTTGTCTGGAATTTTCAAATGCAGGATATGCTTTTGCGGAACACCCCTATCTGCCGGACAAAACAATATCAGGTGGAAAGATGAAAATGACAAAGGACCCATATTGAATGAAACCATAAAATTTATGGATAAATGGTGTGCAGAAGAAAAAATCCCGGTCAGTATTTTTAAAGAGTTTTCTGAACCGTCAGTTTCTTTATCTCTTCTTAATAGTGGATATATTAAGGCACCGAGCTTACCGGGAACCACCCTTTTTCTTCCCTTTAATACTCACAGAGAATACATGGATTCACTGCGGGCAAATTACAGGAGGCAAATCCTTAGTGGCTGGAAAAAAATCGAAAATAAACATCCCACTTTTGTTGAAAATTATTTCACATCTGCTAAAAATGAAAATGCTCCTGTTTTTACCAT belongs to Bacteroidota bacterium and includes:
- a CDS encoding radical SAM protein; the protein is MKILLVRPPVPQHTIGLKHIMICEPLELEYIGANLKGHEVMIFDNLVEKGFKKRLEKFSPDVVVSSCYKTGTNEVIKLFREVKRFNPNIITIVGGIHATLIPEDFADVAVDVIGIGDGTFLLPEIIQKIQNNEPIIGLPGVAIPIAENQLEFSPQRAYMPKADTLPLPDRSLVKHLKHKYYYLMHSPVATMKTTWGCWYRCNFCFTWKITGGTPYSRSPESIVEELKTIEAKEVYIVDDIFLINISRLRKLADLLKAEGIHKNYLCYARADFIAENEEIIKEWAELGLKAVFIGLEAATDEELNSMNKQCPVDYNKKAIEVLRRHKIDTYGSLIPAAHYEKADWARLWDFIEETKLYYVNISPATPLPGAEDYASLKENLTVPEDAHGLFDLSHQLCPTKMPLKDYYRELLKLYAKTILNLRRANHNTFRTLPSIWSIQYWRIIAGALKIGRQFATAHLDHTPKEIAIAQYKGEPVIGLSYGSKFRHPSFSQVKETQAV
- a CDS encoding N-acetyltransferase; protein product: MHLKVFRHISEIPENTWNSILCEDDIFHHYRFLKAIQEAAVENADMRFLTFYKNEQLLGSAVCSAFTIDLSLFAGDNVFVKILKKSLSGIFKCRICFCGTPLSAGQNNIRWKDENDKGPILNETIKFMDKWCAEEKIPVSIFKEFSEPSVSLSLLNSGYIKAPSLPGTTLFLPFNTHREYMDSLRANYRRQILSGWKKIENKHPTFVENYFTSAKNENAPVFTILNAEDIDARHFYALYTLVLNRAETRLETLNLAFFSNFFSQYKEQLKALSMVFRGKIIGMFIFIKLREQLVFLWTGKEDEKDDYESYNNLLSALVIFAIKEGYKKIDLGQTSYYPKMRLGGQTFDLVFYFKAKKPLVHKIITLLKPVIFPEYTLPEMKVFAAKNKVL